One window of Gavia stellata isolate bGavSte3 chromosome Z, bGavSte3.hap2, whole genome shotgun sequence genomic DNA carries:
- the SEMA4D gene encoding semaphorin-4D isoform X2, with the protein MALCAFYTVWGLLLEVVVAFGPVPRITWEHREVQLIHFHESEVSNYSTLLLSEDKDVLYVGAREVIFALNAVNIVEKQHELHWKVTEDKRTKCAVKGKSEQTECRNYVRVLQQLNDTFLYVCGTNAFQPTCDYLNLISFELGGKNEDGKGRCPFDPAQSYTSVMVDEELYSGTSYNFLGSEPIISRHSHQSPLRTEYAIPWLNEPNFVFSDVIRADQNSTDGEDDKIYFFFTEVSVEYEFVGKLMIPRIARVCKRDQGGLRTLQKKWTSFLKARLICTIPDKNLIFNIINDVFILKSPTLKEPVIYGVFTPQLNNVGLSAVCAYNLSTVEEVFSKGKYMQSATVEQSHTKWVRYNGEIPNPRPGACINNEARASNYMSSLNLPDKTLQFVKDHPLMDDSVTPMGDRPRLVKRDVKYTQIVVDRVRALNGTVYDVMFISTDRGALHKAISYENGMHIIEETQLFPNFEPVQTLLLSSKKGRRYLYAGSNSGVVQSPVAFCDKYTTCVDCVLARDPYCAWKPLEATCIDIFKESEIERNWIQNIGGDASSCSDKVRENSLQHTFKHGSTAELKCSQKSNLAQVVWKFKDDVLRVESPKYRLLEKALLIFNLSEGDTGVYQCLSEEKVKNKKFSQVLAKHVLELKKIQHTTVGPTVAAAPTEGNNDVPKVSAVSTEGSTAHTSTTQLVPVTTVRIVTKPIGPVLTSAASNTELFNSIPDAVPEKTMFLKSNDNFLLMFLFLFFFILFLCLLSYNCYKGYLPGQCLKFRSVMLLGKKKTKSDFSDCEQSVKETLVEQGSVSHQSGEQPKPAHDTGYETEPDCGNGQLQPADSQASREAKDKPFDVKCELKYADSDVEGD; encoded by the exons AGGTCCAGCTAATACATTTTCATGAATCAGAAGTGTCAAACTATTCAACCTTGCTGTTAAGTGAAGACAAAGATGTGCTATATGTAGGAGCCAGAGAGGTGATCTTTGCATTAAACGCAGTGAATATTGTTGAAAAGCAGCATGAG TTACACTGGAAGGTCACCGAAGATAAAAGGACTAAATGTGCAGTCAAGGGCAAATCAGAACAG ACAGAGTGTCGTAATTATGTGCGTGTCTTGCAACAGCTGAATGATACTTTTCTCTATGTGTGTGGAACTAATGCATTTCAGCCGACATGTGATTACCTG aatttaatttcatttgaacTTGGAGGTAAAAATGAAGATGGTAAGGGCAGATGTCCATTTGATCCTGCTCAAAGCTACACATCTGTTATGGTTG ATGAGGAGCTTTATTCTGGGACTTCTTACAATTTCTTGGGAAGTGAACCTATCATTTCACGGCACTCTCATCAGAGCCCTCTGAGAACAGAGTATGCGATACCTTGGCTTAATG AGCccaattttgttttttctgatgtgATAAGAGCAGATCAAAACAGCACAGATGGAGAAGATGACAAGATATACTTCTTTTTCACCGAGGTATCTGTGGAGTATGAATTTGTTGGAAAACTGATGATTCCAAGAATAGCTAGAGTGTGCAAG aGGGACCAAGGAGGATTAAGgactttgcagaaaaaatggACTTCCTTTCTCAAGGCCAGATTGATTTGTACCATCCCtgataagaatttaattttcaatattATCAATGATGTTTTTATTCTCAAGTCTCCAACTTTGAAGGAACCAGTGATATATGGAGTCTTCACCCCACAACT GAATAATGTGGGGCTGTCAGCAGTGTGTGCATACAATCTGTCTACTGTAGAAGAGGTTttctcaaaaggaaaatatatgcAGAGTGCCACAGTAGAACAGTCTCATACAAAATGGGTACGGTACAATGGGGAAATTCCTAATCCTCGACCCGGTGCG tGTATAAACAATGAAGCCAGAGCATCAAACTACATGAGTTCTCTGAATTTACCAGACAAAACATTGCAGTTTGTTAAAGATCATCCTCTAATGGATGACTCAGTGACTCCAATGGGAGACAGACCTCGACTAGTAAAACGAGATGTGAAATATACGCAGATTGTAGTAGACAGAGTCAGAGCACTCAATGGCACCGTATATGATGTTATGTTCATCAGTACAG ATCGAGGAGCCCTGCACAAAGCTATCAGCTATGAAAATGGAATGCATATTATTGAAGAAACACAGCTTTTCCCAAACTTTGAGCCAGTCCAAACTCTCTTGCTTTCATCCAAAAAA gGCAGAAGATACCTCTATGCTGGTTCAAATTCTGGTGTGGTTCAGTCTCCGGTGGCATTCTGTGACAAGTACACCACTTGTGTTGACTGTGTTTTGGCAAGGGATCCTTACTGTGCTTGGAAACCCCTTGAAGCTACCTGcattgatatttttaaagaaagtgaaattGAAAG GAACTGGATTCAGAACATAGGTGGAGATGCGTCTTCTTGTTCTG ATAAAGTAAGAGAGAATTCCCTACAGCATACATTCAAGCATGGGAGCACAGCAGAACTCAAGTGTTCTCAAAAGTCCAATCTGGCACAGGTAGTTTGGAAGTTCAAAGACGACGTGCTGAGAGTGGAGAGCCCCAAGTACCGTCTGCTGGAAAAGGCGCTGCTCATCTTCAATTTATCAGAAGGAGACACTGGTGTTTATCAGTGTTTGTCAGAAGAGAAAGTGAAGAATAAGAAGTTTTCTCAAGTGCTGGCTAAGCATGTTTTGGAACTGAAAAAGATCCAGCATACCACCGTGGGCCCCACCGTGGCAGCTGCACCAACAGAAGGTAATAACGATGTGCCAAAAGTGTCAGCTGTATCAACTGAGGGGTCTACTGCTCACACCTCCACCACTCAGCTGGTACCGGTAACGACAGTAAGGATAGTAACCAAGCCCATTGGCCCTGTCCTAACAAGtgcagcctccaacacagagcTCTTCAATTCAATTCCTGACGCAGTTCCGGAAAAGACGATGTTCCTCAAGTCAAACGACAACTTCCTGTTGAtgttcctcttcctcttcttttttattctcttcttgtGCCTGCTCTCCTACAACTGTTACAAAGGGTACTTGCCAGGGCAGTGCTTGAAGTTTCGCTCTGTCATGCTGCTTGGTAAGAAGAAAACgaagtcagatttttctgatTGTGAGCAAAGTGTGAAGGAGACGCTTGTGGAGCAAGGCAGCGTCAGCCACCAGAGTGGGGAGCAGCCGAAGCCGGCGCACGACACTGGCTACGAGACTGAGCCCGACTGTGGGAATGGCCAGCTGCAGCCTGCGGATTCGCAGGCATCCCGAGAGGCCAAGGACAAGCCGTTTGATGTCAAGTGTGAGCTCAAGTATGCCGACTCAGATGTGGAGGGGGACTGA